DNA sequence from the Corvus moneduloides isolate bCorMon1 chromosome 29, bCorMon1.pri, whole genome shotgun sequence genome:
AGCCGTCCCCCGTGGTGGTCACCCTGcccgggcccatcctcagctccttcccccagaacaccgccgtgggatcctccacctccgctgctgtgggcagcatcCTGAGAGAGTCCGGTGTCCCCATTAACTCAGGGGGCTTTGGGCTCTCTGGGCTCTCTGGCCTTGGTGGCCGCTACTGTGGCCGGAGGTGCCTGCCCTGCTAGAGCTGAGCCAGACGTCCAGCGAGTGCCTCCCCCAGGAAGCCCCAAGCCAGGTGCTGGactgaggctggagctgctggccagCGTTTCCTGAGGCCTTGGGACTCCTCGAGCCCTCCTGccaaggagggagggaaacgTGGCCAGCTGAGGCTTCTGCTTGTCCTGCTTTCTTCTGCGCCTCCCGAGGCCCTGTTGtcccctgctctcctggcccaggggctcagccccaagCCAGCGCAGCGGGGTCCTGCTGCTCCCGCTGTCCCCGTGCCTGTGGGAGGCAGACATGTGTCccgctgctgcccagggctgcctgcctgtccctgctgctggggcagcctgaCCCCGGGCCCTGCCCACCCCCctgctttgtttctgtctttaCACTCAATAAAGTTGACTCTGCATTGGAACTGGAGTCTCCTGGAGTTCCTTCCATTTTGGGATGTGCAGCTAAAGCTGCTCCATGGGGGATGGGATgccctgggtgggtttgggtgggCAGTGGACATTTTACATGCCTGGGTGAGTTGAGAAGCTCCAAGGGCCACAGTCACTGGCAGTGCCATGGGGCAGTGGAGGGAGTGTGGCTTTGTGTGAGTGTGCACGGGGTGACCAGGAGGTGTCCCAGGGGACAGGTGAGCCAGGAGGGAGGTTGGGGATGTGCTGAGGATGGGTGCACAATGTGGAAATGAGAGAGGGATGGACGCACAGGGACCATGATCCCTCATCTGAAATAGAGgtgcagtgacagtgacatGGCCTGGGACTGTACCCAGGCCTagaagagagca
Encoded proteins:
- the LOC116436293 gene encoding feather beta keratin-like, which gives rise to MSCYDLCRPCGPTPLANSCNEPCVRQCQDSRVIIEPSPVVVTLPGPILSSFPQNTAVGSSTSAAVGSILRESGVPINSGGFGLSGLSGLGGRYCGRRCLPC